One genomic region from Vicinamibacterales bacterium encodes:
- the pdxH gene encoding pyridoxamine 5'-phosphate oxidase, giving the protein MSLLAKLRLVFSLGQGIKSLTHGLTEKEAGLDPFRLFGEWFQHAKTSGVALPEAMTLATASKDGAPSARIVLLKSFDTRGFIFYTNYDSRKCRDLEENPCAALICYWTMLQRQIRIEGSVERTSQEESTEYFRTRPRGSQIGAWASTQSASLNSYDQLVRRTTEFDQKFKGQDVPLPPFWGGYIVRPIRIEFWQGRANRLHDRLLYEREDSGWKVTRLNP; this is encoded by the coding sequence ATGTCGCTACTCGCCAAACTTCGTCTCGTGTTCTCTCTCGGCCAAGGCATAAAGAGCCTTACTCACGGTCTTACTGAGAAAGAAGCTGGGCTTGACCCTTTTCGTCTCTTCGGTGAGTGGTTCCAACACGCCAAGACTTCTGGCGTTGCCCTACCCGAGGCAATGACCCTCGCCACAGCTTCAAAAGACGGGGCTCCCTCAGCCCGTATTGTTCTTCTCAAGAGCTTCGACACCCGCGGTTTCATTTTCTACACTAACTACGACAGTCGAAAATGCCGCGATCTCGAGGAAAATCCGTGTGCCGCGCTTATTTGTTACTGGACCATGTTGCAACGTCAGATACGGATTGAAGGAAGTGTCGAACGTACTAGCCAAGAGGAATCAACCGAATATTTCCGAACCCGCCCACGCGGAAGTCAGATCGGTGCCTGGGCATCCACGCAGAGTGCCTCACTCAACAGCTATGACCAGCTCGTTCGTAGAACGACGGAATTCGACCAGAAATTTAAAGGTCAAGACGTTCCGTTGCCACCCTTCTGGGGTGGATATATCGTCAGGCCGATACGGATCGAGTTCTGGCAAGGTCGGGCAAACCGGCTACATGATCGTTTGTTATACGAACGCGAAGATAGCGGCTGGAAGGTCACACGCCTAAACCCGTGA